A segment of the Verrucomicrobiota bacterium genome:
CACCGCGTTGGCGACCTGACCTCAAAGCTCATCCGGAGCTCCGGCGAACACGGCAGGTAACTACCTTTTTTGCAGGTTCGTCGAGCCTTCTGCTTGCATGCAGGTGTTGGAGGGTAGGTGAGAGCCGGGGACGGCGAGCGCAAGCAGCCTGAGCTCTCACGCACCCTGTCATACCGGTTCAATGACCATCGAGGTAAGATTTTGTCTTCCTTCCCGGGTGCTCCGCGAGCTTTATACCACGGGCGGCATCTTTTCCGGGACGTGAGCGCACAGGTCTGGTGTTTGGTTGGCCGGCGGTAGAAATGTTTGTGATCGCCGTTTCCGCCGAGGCCAGAACGGCCCGGAGCTGCTGAAGCGATTCGGAACCGATCTGATCGAGAAATCGGCGTTGTGCCTCTTCCCAGAAAGGCATGCTGCCTATCAACTTGCGCTCTCCGGCGGTGGTTAGCTGCAGTAAATGTGTCCGGCGATCTTCACCGGTGGCGGCGGCCACCCATCGAGCCCTGGTCAGGGGACGCAGGTTGCGCGTCAAGGTAGTACGATCCATTCCGACCTTCTCCGCCAAGGCCGTGTGACTTAGCCGGCCGGCACGGGCGAT
Coding sequences within it:
- a CDS encoding MarR family transcriptional regulator, yielding MQEAVHPELSVTEAGACVCAQVRRISRKLSSFYDNVLSPEGLTITQYSLLANIARAGRLSHTALAEKVGMDRTTLTRNLRPLTRARWVAAATGEDRRTHLLQLTTAGERKLIGSMPFWEEAQRRFLDQIGSESLQQLRAVLASAETAITNISTAGQPNTRPVRSRPGKDAARGIKLAEHPGRKTKSYLDGH